AGAGGCGCACCGTCTCGTCGTGGGAGCCCGAGAGTAGCACGCTGCCATCCGTGGACACTGACAGGCAGGTCACCTGGTTCCTGGGGACAGACAGGTCACCTGGCGCCCGGAGGAGGGCGGCACAGTgacccaccccccacctcctggTCGACCCCGTCCCCATACCTGTGCCCTCTGAACACCTTCCCGTGGTCCTGCTCCGGCTGGAAGCTCTTCTCTCTCTGCCCGGGCTGTGGAAGCCAGAGGGCTGGTGAGCACAGGGCACGGCTACATCTCAGCCCCAAGCCGCGCACCCCTGGCCCCCCATGCCCACTCACCCAGGTGCAGAGGTCGACCTGGAAGATGGAGCCGTCACTGCCACCGCAGAACATGTGATGCTCAGCCAGGTCCATGGTCACGGCCATGATGCTCACGTCGAAGAGCACAGACAGCAGCAGCTCGCCGGAGGAGACCTCCCACAGCTGGGGGCGGGGATGGGGGCATGGGTCTGAGAGTGGAGCGCAGCGGCCCAGCCGGGAGACTCTGGATGCCACAGGAACCTCAGACGGGAGCTGTCACCACAGGGGTCTTGGGGGTTGGGGGACCTGGTTCTCACGCTGGGACCCCTCGCCACCACCGGCTTCAGTTATTGTCAGCCCCCAGGCCACCACCAGGTCAGCCCTGGACTGCCCCAACCAGGGACGAAGACCTGAGAACTCCCTCAAATCCCTTGAAGCTTGGCCAGGAGCTGCCAGGTGCAGTGGCCAAGTGGGAATTTCCAAGCCAACACAGGCCTGAACTGCCcgccacccacccccgcccccaggcgTCCTTGAGGCCGAAGGCAGCAGGGGATTAAGAGCTGTCTGGAGCCACCAGCCAGCGGGAGGAGATGACGCTCTGGCTCCCATGGGCCAGGAACCCGCCAGCCACCGGGCTCAGCTCACAGATCCACTGCGGGGGTCAGGGCAGGGCCCTACCTTCACTGTCTGGTCCAGCGAGGCGGTGGCCACCCGGGCCAGGGGCCCACCAAAGCCACAGTGCAGGTCTGTGATGGGGAGGGTGTGGCGAGACCACACGTGCCGGGGGGCGGGGGTCCGGGAGGGGTCTGCCTGCAGCAcgcttggggaggggaggagccggACCTCAGCGGGGAGGGCGGCCCCCATCTCGATGCCTTTATACCCTGTCTCGGGGCAGCAACCAGGCCCCCTCACCCGAATAAAAGTCCTGGGTAGCTGCCCAGGGCCCCATCCTCCTGGCACCAGCCTACCTGACCTGGAGCCCCTTCCCACCCCGGGGCCTGGCCTCTCTGCACAGCAGGTTCCGCGCCCTCGTGGTTAAGGCCTCGCCCGGCCAGAGGCTACAGCTGGATGGGGAGCCGCCAGGGCCAGGGCTCTACCTGCAGAGGCTCCAAGCCAGCACCAGGCAGTCCTTGCCCCCCGAGACAAAGTGGCTGCTGTCCCCCGTGAACTGTAGGCATGACACGTCCTGGTAGTGGCGGCTCAGGATGACCAGAAGGTTCCCCGTGGAAACCTGGGGGGGAAAAGGGGCAAGGGTCACGGGGAGCCCTGGGGGAGGGCCCACGAGGGccaccccaggccccctgcaccaGAGCTTGACCTGCGGCTCTGAAGTGAACAGGGAGGCTGGTGGGCCGTGCCCCCTTGGGTCCTGCGAGCACCTGTTCCCACCCTGTCCCCAGTGAGATGACACAGCCCCAGGGAAGGTGTCAGCGAGAGGACAAGGCCAAGGAGGGCTGGTGAGGGGGGGTCTCTCCAGGATCGGCTGGACCCAGAGCCGATCCTTGCAGCCACAGCTGCAAGTCACCATCTTCCGAGCTGGCTGGCGGGGGGCACAGATGCTGCCGtaggttgaactgtgtcccccagaCACATGTATCCACGCCCAACCTCTGGAACCTGTGACCTCCCTTGAACAGGACATAATCTCTGAAGACGTAATCAATTCAGATGAGGTGACGTGGGAGCAAGGTGGCCACTGTCTCTGTAAGAGGGACacctggacacagacacacagccgCTCACCCCCcgcaaaaggaaggagagaggctaCACACAGAGGCGGATACAGGCGTCAGAAAGCCCCTAGCCTGTGCACCAGCCTTCGGTTGGCCCCGTGGGGCGCACAGCTCACAGCCCACAGCTCACGCTGGCCAGGAATTCTCCAAGAGGGTGGGGAGCCAGGAGCACACAGTGTCCCCCATCAAGGAGGCCAACCACCTGAGACGTCTGCTGACGGTGGACGGGCCGCTGACGTCTGCCCACACACCCTGCACCAGCCTGACAGCGAACAGAGGGAGGATTTCTACCACAGGGCgacctgcctcagtttctctccctGCGCCTGAGCAAGGCCTCTTAGTTTCAGAATCACATACTGAGGTTTAAGAGCTCCGGGGTGAGATTACCAGCTCCCTCTCATATCTTCGGGCCTCGGACAGTCCACAGAGAACAGTCGGTTCTCTTTGCTGATCTCCGGGGCAGCCAGGAAGGTCGTTTTGCCGGTGCCGAGGTCAGGAAAGGCCTTGTCCTGTTGTCTCAGATCCTGCGCTGTCTACGCAGGAAGTGAGGTGAGCTTCCCCCACAAATGTAACCGACTGTCGGTGACAACTGGGTCAGTGATATCAGCTGGCAGCCCGCGAGCTGAGCCTGTCACCTCGGTTCTGTGCACCTGTGCTCACCTCCCACAGGTATATGCTCTCTGCGATCCCTGCCAGGACGTAGAGGCCGGTGGGCGACGTGGTAAGACAGGTGACCGGTCCGGGGCACATGATCTTCTGCTGAAGCTGgtcctagagaaagaagaagcttCTGAGTTTCATACCCGATGAAGGAGCAGGGGGAAGCGAGGCGAGTGGGAGGGGCACCCAGACAGCTGGTAAGTCCAAGAGGACCAGAAAGAGTAGTGGGGACAGGGGTGGTTTGACCAAATCCATGGTTCAGGAAGGGGGGTATTTGCTCCAGCTAAAGCTTTGCAGGGGGGCGGTAGAGGTGGAGGCCTGTGGATTCACCTGAAAAGCAAGACAGCGCTGCAACTccccgtgctcccagtgcagggattggggggggggggggcaggtttGGTCCCCAGGGAACTAGATACCGCGTGccccaactaaagatcctgcacgcggcaatgaagatcccatctgccacaactaagacctggcgcagccaaataaacgaataaataaataaatattaaaaaaaaaaaaaaaaaaggtaagacaGTGCGTCTCTGGACTGGGGGTCAGAGGAACCGTCTGGCCCCTAGGCTTTCGCCCCAGTCCTGCATCCCCTGACGTCTCGCTTGGGATCTTGAGCGTCAGTTTCTAAATGTCTAAAATGGAACAATTTCTCGAGTTTGTGTG
This window of the Mesoplodon densirostris isolate mMesDen1 chromosome 3, mMesDen1 primary haplotype, whole genome shotgun sequence genome carries:
- the WDR18 gene encoding WD repeat-containing protein 18 isoform X2; the protein is MTHVLGGGEGMMAAPMEVAVCTDSAAQLWSCVVWELHSGATLLTYRGGQAGPRGLALLNGEYLLAAQLGKNYISAWELQRKDQLQQKIMCPGPVTCLTTSPTGLYVLAGIAESIYLWEVSTGNLLVILSRHYQDVSCLQFTGDSSHFVSGGKDCLVLAWSLCSVLQADPSRTPAPRHVWSRHTLPITDLHCGFGGPLARVATASLDQTVKLWEVSSGELLLSVLFDVSIMAVTMDLAEHHMFCGGSDGSIFQVDLCTWPGQREKSFQPEQDHGKVFRGHRNQVTCLSVSTDGSVLLSGSHDETVRLWDVQSQQCLRTVALKGPVTNACIMLAPISMLSSDFRPSLPLPHFNKHLLGTEHGDEPRHGGLTLRLGLHQQGSEPSYLERVEQLRGVMCSTLEKSVLGGQDQLRIRVAELEDEVRNLRKINRDLFDFSTRIITRPAK
- the WDR18 gene encoding WD repeat-containing protein 18 isoform X1, producing MTHVLGGGEGMMAAPMEVAVCTDSAAQLWSCVVWELHSGATLLTYRGGQAGPRGLALLNGEYLLAAQLGKNYISAWELQRKDQLQQKIMCPGPVTCLTTSPTGLYVLAGIAESIYLWEVSTGNLLVILSRHYQDVSCLQFTGDSSHFVSGGKDCLVLAWSLCSVLQADPSRTPAPRHVWSRHTLPITDLHCGFGGPLARVATASLDQTVKLPSEVPVASRVSRLGRCAPLSDPCPHPRPQLWEVSSGELLLSVLFDVSIMAVTMDLAEHHMFCGGSDGSIFQVDLCTWPGQREKSFQPEQDHGKVFRGHRNQVTCLSVSTDGSVLLSGSHDETVRLWDVQSQQCLRTVALKGPVTNACIMLAPISMLSSDFRPSLPLPHFNKHLLGTEHGDEPRHGGLTLRLGLHQQGSEPSYLERVEQLRGVMCSTLEKSVLGGQDQLRIRVAELEDEVRNLRKINRDLFDFSTRIITRPAK